The genomic segment CCACTCCACCAGAAGCTTCCGGACGATTGAGTTCATCTATCTTGGCAATACAGGGACCAAAAAAGACCACTTTTACCTCTTTACCATAAATTTGCTTTAAAATCTGTCCGTGAGCCATCATCGGTGAAATAAGTGGAGCTAGATTAGGAATCAATTCCGGGTAATGCTTTTCTACAAGATTAACAATAGCAGGACAACAGGTAGAAATAAGAGGTTTGTCCCACTTTTTGACTAAGTTAAAATATTCCTTTGCAACATATTTGGCTCCCTGAACTGTCTCGACAACATAATCAAATCCCAACTCTTTTAATCCTCCTACCAATTGCCGGTAATCATGAAGTTCCAGAGTAGCGACAAATGATGGAGCAACTGAGGCAATTACAGGTATATCTGAAGTCAGAAATTTTTCCAGTTCAGCACTACCATTAAAGGGAACTTTGGCTTTCTGTGGACAAATGTTAACACAGCGGCCACAATAAATACATTTTTCCTTAATGATCCAGGCTTGATCCTGACCAAAACCAATAGCCCCAACAGGACAATGACGCAAGCATCTATAACAGTCTTTACAGGATGCTTTTAGAACAGAGAGAACTTCCATTAAAATTCACCTTCTTTTAAAAGTTCCCGTCTAAAAATCTCTCTGGCATTTTCAGGTGAAACCCGGCTTATAAGCTTATCACCAATTTTAACAGTTACACCCTTAGCACAATTTTTCTGACAAAAGGAAGCTTTAAGATGGATTCTATCCTCTAAATCATAAGTTTTAACCATTTCTTTAAAAATTTGTACCACCTGATAAGCGCCTTTTAAATGACAACTACTTCCCACACATATCTGTACTTCTAACATTGATAAACACCTCTTTCTATCTTAAATACCATAAACATTTTTGTGAAATAATTCACAATATATAGTGAAATATTTCACATTTAATTATATATTACCCCCGGGGTTTCTGTCAAGAGATTTGTTTGCTTTGAAAATTTAAAAAACAAGGGTTGGAGGTTAAAACCACACCCTTTTTATTTACCACCATCCTTAACTGTCTTATACTTATGCCAGGTGTTCCAGGCTTCTTCTATCATCCAGATTTCCAAAAGGAAAATAATTACACCCAGAACCGTTAGAAGCACATTACCGGATGCTATATATTTTCCCAGGTTCAGAATCATGGTCTAACCTGTCATAACCAGCATGAAAATCATCGGTATAAGAGTGGACTTAACAGATTTAGCCTGACGTAATAGATAAACAGTGACCACCAAAAAAACCAGACCAACAAGAAGCTGATTCACCACCCCAAAGAGAGGCCAGAGGATTAAACCACCTTTTCCTCCATTAATCAGTGTCAGGAGGAATG from the Anoxybacter fermentans genome contains:
- a CDS encoding (2Fe-2S) ferredoxin domain-containing protein — encoded protein: MLEVQICVGSSCHLKGAYQVVQIFKEMVKTYDLEDRIHLKASFCQKNCAKGVTVKIGDKLISRVSPENAREIFRRELLKEGEF